From a single Candoia aspera isolate rCanAsp1 chromosome 2, rCanAsp1.hap2, whole genome shotgun sequence genomic region:
- the MFSD5 gene encoding molybdate-anion transporter, translated as MLIAAYVAFAFLLLMCFGLEFSACRSRLTSRSCSNPAFLRFQLDYYQVYFLALTADWLQGPYLYKLYQHYNFLEAQITIIYVCGFASTVLFGLVSNSLVDRLGRKKSCILFSLTYSICCLTKLSWDYFVLIVGRILGGLSTALLFSAFEAWYVHEHVEHHDFPAEWIPATFSKAAFWNSIIAIGAGVVANIFAEWLGFGPVAPFMVSIPFLVLAGTLVMKNWDENYGKKRALSRTCTDGLKCLLSDRRVLLLGTIQALFESVIYIFIFLWTPVLDPYNPPLGIVFSSFMAASMVGSALYRVATSKKYHLQPMHILSLSVLMVFFSLFMLTFSTNPGQENPSESFLAFLLIELSCGLYFPAMGFLRQKVISEKDQAGVMHWFRVPLNLLACLGLLILHDSDYKTGTRNMFTICSVMMVMALLAVVSLFTVVRNNAELRLPSSSSQAEISSEF; from the coding sequence ATGCTGATTGCTGCCTATGTCGCTTTTGCTTTTCTCCTGCTGATGTGTTTTGGCTTGGAGTTCTCTGCCTGCCGCTCCAGGCTCACCAGCAGGTCTTGCTCCAACCCAGCCTTCTTGCGGTTCCAGCTAGATTATTATCAGGTCTACTTCTTGGCTCTCACAGCGGATTGGTTGCAAGGACCTTATCTTTACAAACTCTACCAGCACTATAACTTCTTGGAAGCCCAGATCACCATCATTTATGTTTGTGGTTTTGCCTCAACAGTGTTGTTTGGGCTGGTTTCCAATTCCTTGGTTGACCGCTTAGGGCGAAAAAAGTCTTGCATCCTGTTCTCCTTGACTTACTCTATCTGCTGCCTCACAAAGCTCTCCTGGGATTATTTTGTGCTAATTGTAGGAAGGATATTAGGAGGGCTGTCCACTGCTCTGCTCTTCTCTGCCTTTGAAGCATGGTACGTGCATGAGCATGTGGAGCATCATGATTTCCCAGCAGAGTGGATTCCTGCCACCTTCTCTAAAGCTGCCTTCTGGAATAGTATCATTGCTATTGGAGCTGGTGTAGTAGCCAATATCTTTGCTGAATGGCTGGGATTTGGCCCAGTAGCTCCCTTCATGGTCTCTATTCCCTTTCTTGTCCTGGCTGGTACCTTGGTTATGAAGAACTGGGATGAGAATTATGGAAAGAAGAGGGCACTGTCTAGAACTTGCACTGATGGCCTGAAATGCCTTCTCTCTGATCGCCGTGTCCTGCTTTTGGGGACCATTCAGGCCTTATttgaaagtgtcatctacatctTCATCTTCCTCTGGACTCCAGTCCTGGATCCCTACAACCCACCCCTAGGCATTGTCTTCTCAAGTTTCATGGCTGCCAGCATGGTTGGTTCCGCACTTTACCGTGTGGCCACCTCCAAGAAATACCACCTCCAGCCCATGCACATCCTTTCCCTTTCGGTCCTAATGGTGTTTTTTTCACTCTTCATGCTGACTTTCTCAACCAATCCTGGGCAAGAGAACCCTTCAGAGTCATTCTTGGCCTTCCTGCTCATTGAGCTGTCCTGTGGGCTCTACTTCCCTGCCATGGGTTTTCTCAGGCAAAAGGTGATTTCTGAGAAGGATCAGGCAGGCGTGATGCATTGGTTCCGTGTTCCATTGAACTTGCTGGCTTGTCTTGGGCTGCTTATCCTCCATGATAGTGATTATAAGACAGGCACCAGAAATATGTTCACCATCTGCTCTGTCATGATGGTAATGGCCCTCTTGGCTGTTGTAAGCCTCTTTACTGTTGTCCGAAACAATGCAGAGCTCAGGCTGCCCAGTTCATCTAGTCAGGCTGAGATATCTTCTGAGTTCTGA